From a region of the Vagococcus coleopterorum genome:
- the yycF gene encoding response regulator YycF, with protein MKKILVVDDEKPISDIVKFNLTKEGYEVFTAYDGEEALEQVTEVEPDLVLLDLMLPKIDGLEVCREIRKNYDMPIIMVTAKDSEIDKVLGLELGADDYVTKPFSNRELVARVKANLRRQGSLGSKEEASTQSNELEIGALTIHPDAYSVSKRGEKIELTHREFELLHYLAKHLGQVMTREHLLQTVWGYDYFGDVRTVDVTVRRLREKIEDNPSHPGWLVTRRGVGYYLKNPDQD; from the coding sequence ATGAAAAAAATTCTAGTGGTTGATGACGAAAAGCCAATCTCAGATATAGTTAAATTTAATTTGACGAAAGAAGGCTACGAAGTCTTTACGGCTTATGATGGTGAGGAAGCTTTAGAACAAGTGACTGAAGTTGAACCTGATTTGGTTTTATTAGACTTGATGTTGCCAAAAATTGATGGCTTAGAAGTTTGTCGTGAAATCCGTAAAAACTATGACATGCCAATTATCATGGTCACAGCTAAAGATTCGGAAATTGACAAGGTCCTAGGTTTAGAATTAGGGGCCGATGATTATGTGACTAAACCATTCTCAAACCGTGAATTAGTTGCTCGTGTCAAAGCTAACTTGCGTCGTCAAGGTTCTTTAGGTTCTAAAGAAGAAGCTAGCACTCAATCCAACGAACTTGAAATTGGGGCGTTAACTATCCACCCAGATGCGTATTCAGTTTCTAAGCGTGGTGAAAAAATCGAATTAACACATCGTGAATTTGAATTATTACACTACTTAGCGAAGCATCTAGGGCAAGTCATGACACGTGAACATTTGTTGCAAACTGTTTGGGGCTATGACTATTTTGGAGACGTTCGAACAGTAGATGTAACAGTTCGTCGATTACGTGAAAAAATTGAGGATAATCCAAGTCATCCAGGCTGGTTAGTAACCCGTCGAGGAGTAGGATATTACTTGAAAAATCCTGACCAAGATTAG
- a CDS encoding Na+/H+ antiporter NhaC family protein — protein sequence MKKDLEKGSIVGLLPMATFLILFVAVGIGTGSVMNLPFNLAFFVSVLLSIILFPKMKFDDKLTTFCKSAGNHTVIQMVLIFLLAGIFTGLAKEMGSIEATVNAGLHYLPASLLAPGLFIITSFVSLSIGSCMATIAALTPIGMMLSEQAGLPLGLCIATVLGGAMFGDNLSNISDSTIAAVQTQKANTKEKFMMNIKLVVPGFIITLVALFLLTMNTTDYTGTTDAIEWLKILPYVLIIVLSLTRLNIIASLIIGIISAWCIGFFQGDFNFIDSLGVMSQGMISMEDIAIIAILMSGLSGLMEAFGGVDYLVAKFDKNFKSTKSTEFGILLLSTIVMACITINTVTVLVAGPIANKISERNNLDRNWVASILDMSSAALQAFLPNSAALLVIASAANISVFKVIPYSIYGIVTFITLIIVVLWKPKFLKIKTAN from the coding sequence ATGAAAAAAGATTTAGAAAAAGGTAGTATCGTTGGATTGTTACCCATGGCAACATTTTTAATTTTATTTGTAGCGGTAGGCATTGGCACAGGAAGTGTGATGAACTTACCGTTTAACTTAGCGTTCTTCGTTAGTGTGCTATTATCTATTATTTTATTTCCAAAAATGAAGTTCGATGATAAGTTAACAACTTTTTGTAAAAGTGCTGGTAACCACACCGTGATTCAAATGGTTTTAATTTTCTTATTAGCTGGAATCTTTACTGGATTAGCAAAAGAAATGGGATCAATTGAAGCAACTGTCAACGCTGGTCTGCATTATTTACCTGCTAGTTTACTAGCGCCAGGTTTATTTATCATTACAAGTTTCGTCTCATTATCAATTGGTAGTTGTATGGCGACAATTGCTGCACTAACTCCTATTGGTATGATGTTAAGTGAACAAGCTGGTTTACCACTAGGACTTTGCATTGCAACTGTTTTAGGGGGAGCAATGTTTGGGGATAACTTATCAAATATCTCAGACAGTACTATTGCAGCTGTCCAAACTCAAAAAGCAAATACTAAAGAAAAATTTATGATGAACATCAAATTAGTCGTACCTGGATTTATCATCACATTAGTAGCATTATTCCTATTAACAATGAATACGACTGATTACACAGGAACCACTGATGCTATTGAATGGTTGAAAATTTTACCTTATGTTTTAATTATTGTTTTATCATTAACTCGTCTAAATATTATTGCTTCATTAATTATTGGTATTATCTCAGCTTGGTGTATCGGGTTCTTCCAAGGTGACTTTAACTTTATCGATTCTTTAGGTGTTATGAGTCAAGGTATGATTTCGATGGAAGATATTGCTATCATTGCTATTTTAATGAGTGGCTTAAGTGGCTTGATGGAAGCTTTCGGTGGCGTTGATTACTTAGTAGCTAAGTTTGATAAAAACTTCAAATCAACTAAGAGCACTGAGTTCGGCATTTTACTATTGAGCACCATCGTTATGGCATGTATCACAATCAATACTGTTACTGTTTTAGTTGCTGGACCAATCGCTAACAAAATCAGTGAACGTAACAACCTTGACCGTAACTGGGTTGCTTCAATTCTAGATATGAGTTCTGCTGCTTTACAAGCATTTTTACCGAACAGTGCTGCTTTACTTGTGATTGCCAGTGCTGCTAATATCTCTGTTTTCAAAGTTATTCCATACAGTATCTACGGCATTGTCACATTTATCACTTTGATTATTGTAGTCTTATGGAAACCTAAATTTTTAAAAATAAAAACAGCTAACTAA
- the walK gene encoding cell wall metabolism sensor histidine kinase WalK, with protein sequence MGKKIKFFQSVHFKIAMVFVLLLLISVEIIGAIFIRELEKNTITSFEDTMNSQVELLAANLSGELSANEAESDAALKRMVISFAKNDIFEVRVVDDKGIVRATSDVNQQSVIGQKNDIAALNDFTEKRHEEEDKDSGRRVYINVQQIKSQTGDAVIGGLYVKSDIESRYNEVSDTAMIFFTASMIAMAISLGVAMLVARTITKPIGEMQQQAQRVAQGDYSGVLEVHGQDELGQLAQTFNELSVRVEDSQETLEAERHRLDSVLSHMTDGVIATDRRGKVIIINDKATMLLGSPEENSVGKSILDLLGIQEDYTLRELLEGHSEKMITIDNLKDEQTVLQADFAMIRRESGFISGLVCVLHDVTEQEKNERERREFVSNVSHELRTPLTSMRSYLEALADGAWEDPKIAPKFLNVSLVEADRMIKMINDLLNLSRMDSQRSPLELELVNLNELVNYVIERFEMMIKSENRNYTIKKEFTQRSIWLDIDPDKIIQVLDNLMNNALKYSPDGGQITCRLLETHNNVIISISDQGMGIPKKDVRRVFDRFFRVDKARSRAMGGSGLGLAISKEVITDHGGTIWAESVEGKGSTFYVSLPYEEIEGDEWD encoded by the coding sequence ATGGGAAAAAAGATTAAGTTTTTCCAATCTGTTCATTTTAAAATAGCCATGGTGTTTGTCCTGCTGCTACTAATTTCAGTGGAAATCATCGGGGCTATTTTTATACGTGAATTGGAAAAAAATACAATTACATCATTTGAAGATACCATGAATTCACAAGTTGAATTGTTGGCAGCTAATTTAAGCGGTGAGCTATCCGCCAATGAAGCTGAAAGCGATGCAGCGTTGAAGCGCATGGTTATTAGTTTTGCTAAAAATGACATCTTTGAAGTTCGTGTGGTAGATGATAAAGGGATTGTTCGTGCGACCAGTGATGTGAACCAGCAATCAGTAATTGGACAAAAAAATGATATTGCAGCATTGAATGACTTCACTGAGAAACGTCATGAAGAAGAGGATAAAGATTCAGGTCGACGCGTTTATATCAATGTTCAGCAAATTAAATCACAAACCGGCGATGCCGTCATTGGTGGGCTGTATGTGAAGAGTGATATTGAAAGTCGCTACAACGAAGTCAGTGATACAGCGATGATTTTCTTTACTGCTTCGATGATCGCCATGGCGATCTCGTTAGGTGTGGCGATGCTCGTTGCTAGAACGATTACAAAGCCTATTGGAGAAATGCAACAACAAGCTCAAAGAGTGGCGCAGGGTGACTATTCAGGTGTGCTAGAAGTGCATGGTCAAGATGAACTAGGACAACTTGCTCAGACATTTAACGAGTTATCTGTTCGAGTAGAAGATTCTCAAGAAACGTTAGAGGCTGAACGCCACCGTTTAGATAGTGTCTTGTCACATATGACAGATGGTGTGATTGCCACAGATCGTCGCGGAAAAGTTATTATTATTAATGACAAGGCGACGATGTTACTAGGATCTCCTGAAGAAAATAGTGTTGGAAAGTCAATCTTAGACTTATTAGGTATTCAAGAGGATTATACATTACGTGAATTACTAGAAGGTCATTCTGAAAAAATGATTACGATTGATAATTTAAAAGATGAACAAACAGTATTACAAGCTGACTTTGCCATGATTCGTCGTGAGTCGGGATTCATTAGTGGTTTAGTTTGTGTCTTGCATGATGTCACAGAACAAGAAAAAAATGAACGTGAGCGTCGTGAGTTTGTATCCAATGTATCTCATGAATTAAGAACGCCGTTAACAAGTATGCGAAGTTATTTAGAAGCTTTAGCTGACGGGGCATGGGAAGACCCTAAAATTGCTCCCAAATTCTTAAATGTTTCGCTAGTAGAAGCGGATCGCATGATTAAGATGATTAATGATTTGCTAAACCTTTCAAGAATGGACTCACAACGTAGTCCACTAGAGTTAGAGTTGGTGAATTTAAATGAATTAGTAAATTACGTGATTGAACGCTTTGAAATGATGATTAAAAGCGAAAATCGCAATTATACGATTAAAAAAGAATTTACACAGCGCAGTATTTGGTTAGATATCGACCCAGATAAAATCATTCAAGTGTTAGATAACTTAATGAATAACGCACTGAAGTATTCTCCTGATGGTGGTCAAATTACGTGTCGTCTATTAGAAACGCATAATAATGTCATTATTAGCATTAGTGATCAAGGAATGGGTATTCCTAAAAAAGATGTGCGTCGCGTCTTTGATCGTTTCTTCCGTGTAGATAAAGCACGCTCACGTGCAATGGGTGGTTCTGGTTTGGGACTAGCTATTTCTAAAGAGGTGATTACCGATCATGGTGGAACTATCTGGGCAGAAAGTGTCGAAGGTAAAGGCTCAACGTTCTACGTGTCATTACCATATGAAGAAATCGAAGGAGATGAGTGGGACTAA
- a CDS encoding YitT family protein, translated as MKQMMTKDRWMDLGYLMVGSLFLALAINLVLSPNQLVAGGANGLAIILEKKFHSSLALTLYAINIPLLILSFVALGKEVGMKTILGSLIYPFFVGLTSFLPPLTSDPILSSIFGGVLAGLGLGLVFRGNASTGGTATIAQVINKFAKIPLGIAVFLIDGIIILSAGFVFNFDKVLFALICLFVISRVIDLVQVGGKPSKNILIISDKMTEVEAALLSKMEVGVTRIPITGGFDKNEKEMLMCVIPENKYHAVSECVLEIDSTSFLTVMPAQEVLGRGFSLAR; from the coding sequence TTGAAACAAATGATGACAAAAGATCGCTGGATGGATTTAGGCTATTTAATGGTAGGATCACTATTTTTAGCGTTAGCGATTAATTTAGTATTAAGTCCGAATCAATTAGTAGCTGGTGGCGCGAACGGTTTAGCTATTATTTTAGAAAAGAAATTTCATTCGAGCTTAGCGCTGACTTTATATGCGATTAATATTCCTTTATTAATTTTGAGTTTTGTGGCACTTGGTAAAGAAGTTGGGATGAAAACAATTTTAGGTAGTTTGATTTATCCGTTCTTTGTAGGGCTAACAAGTTTCTTACCGCCATTAACGAGTGATCCAATTCTATCAAGTATCTTTGGAGGTGTCTTGGCAGGCCTAGGATTAGGTTTAGTTTTTAGAGGGAATGCTTCAACAGGGGGAACGGCGACAATTGCCCAAGTCATTAATAAGTTTGCTAAAATCCCTTTAGGTATTGCAGTATTTTTAATTGATGGCATTATAATTTTAAGTGCGGGATTCGTATTTAATTTCGACAAAGTTTTATTCGCCTTAATTTGTTTATTTGTGATTAGTCGAGTAATTGATTTAGTTCAAGTAGGTGGTAAACCATCGAAAAATATTTTAATTATTTCCGATAAAATGACAGAAGTTGAAGCAGCCTTATTAAGTAAAATGGAAGTCGGTGTCACTAGAATTCCGATTACTGGTGGCTTTGATAAAAATGAAAAAGAGATGCTGATGTGTGTTATTCCAGAAAATAAATACCATGCAGTTAGTGAATGTGTCTTAGAAATTGATAGTACGAGTTTCTTAACAGTGATGCCAGCCCAAGAAGTTTTAGGACGTGGCTTCAGCCTTGCAAGATAA
- a CDS encoding HelD family protein, whose protein sequence is MSEKQEWQMEQDHLSMVYDKLLEMERRVYNDSEEADEDSRLFLRNLSEDVRMNGASAADSFESLIQVEQKNQELAQLNYKREWLEKQKNVIKQLLDGPYFAKLDVKYPEETEADQFYIGVAGFSDENHEQYVYDWRSPIANLYYENSLGETSYDAPMGKVAVDLQKRRQLKLTKNKLLDFFDTSTAIEDPMLLEVLNEESSVKLQDITSTIQKEQNAIIRDTKSDVLIVEGIAGSGKTSTVLQRIAFLLYRYKDDLQPEQVLLLSPNPMFSRYIEEVLPSLGEKNPRQMTYRDLMRTRGRDTKIEELDAQLENVSVLNSLDNMFAIEEYVSELDVHLIDFKDIKLEAEMIISAKWMRQTVESLPQDIELYRKLAFLQEKMQEALAKFIKTEAKKPKWRNELENLSNEEYNHLFAKIKKGTEDEQIEKVVLKVVQHHYNPVRQYIANYSWLDMESHYLLATGLPLQTPMTLDQATEFAYLNHLVIRNHAQQKTKFVILDEVQDYTEAQLYFLAKVYGDANFTLVGDGYQAIFAQGTTFTRVEELFQGPNRQVTSVKLLKSYRSSGPISHFMKHLLGGDQSGVEVIDRPGKDPELTALATQEEYVSYLQERLTQLQEGYRQVILTKDSQEARELYKVLGEPQQVSLIADSSKLDLSHQQFVMPVHLAKGLEFDSVIVHNVSQKRFKTQHDLNLLYTASSRAMHELYLPYIENVSEFIEK, encoded by the coding sequence ATGTCAGAAAAACAAGAATGGCAGATGGAACAAGACCATCTATCAATGGTTTATGATAAGTTGCTGGAAATGGAACGCCGTGTTTACAATGATTCCGAAGAAGCCGATGAAGACTCTCGTTTATTCTTACGTAATTTGTCAGAAGATGTCCGGATGAACGGTGCTTCTGCAGCAGATAGTTTTGAATCCTTAATTCAGGTGGAGCAAAAAAACCAAGAATTGGCACAATTAAACTACAAGCGTGAGTGGCTAGAAAAACAAAAAAATGTTATTAAACAGTTATTAGATGGCCCGTACTTCGCTAAGTTGGATGTTAAATATCCAGAAGAAACAGAAGCGGATCAATTTTATATTGGGGTAGCCGGGTTTAGTGATGAAAATCATGAACAATATGTCTATGATTGGCGTTCACCGATTGCTAATTTATATTATGAAAATAGCTTAGGTGAAACAAGTTATGATGCTCCTATGGGAAAAGTTGCGGTTGATTTACAAAAGCGTCGCCAGTTAAAATTAACTAAAAATAAATTATTGGATTTCTTTGATACAAGTACAGCGATTGAAGATCCGATGCTGTTGGAAGTTTTGAACGAAGAATCGTCAGTGAAGTTACAAGATATTACGAGTACGATTCAAAAAGAACAAAATGCGATTATTCGTGACACAAAAAGCGATGTTCTAATCGTAGAAGGAATTGCTGGTAGTGGTAAAACGTCCACTGTTTTACAACGAATTGCGTTCTTGTTATACCGTTATAAGGATGATTTACAACCTGAACAAGTGTTATTACTTTCTCCAAATCCGATGTTCAGTCGTTATATTGAAGAAGTTTTACCAAGCTTAGGGGAGAAAAATCCGCGTCAAATGACTTATCGTGATTTAATGCGGACTCGTGGTCGTGATACAAAAATTGAAGAATTAGATGCACAATTAGAGAATGTATCTGTTTTAAATTCACTAGATAATATGTTTGCGATTGAAGAGTATGTATCAGAATTAGATGTTCATCTGATTGATTTTAAGGATATCAAGCTAGAAGCTGAAATGATTATTTCAGCAAAATGGATGCGCCAAACGGTAGAGTCATTACCGCAAGACATCGAGCTTTACCGTAAACTAGCTTTCTTACAAGAAAAGATGCAAGAAGCCTTAGCTAAGTTTATTAAAACAGAGGCTAAGAAACCAAAATGGCGTAATGAATTAGAAAACTTGAGCAATGAGGAATACAATCATTTATTTGCTAAAATTAAAAAAGGGACGGAAGATGAGCAGATTGAAAAAGTTGTCTTAAAAGTCGTGCAACATCACTACAATCCGGTTCGTCAATACATTGCTAACTATAGTTGGTTAGATATGGAAAGCCATTACTTATTAGCGACAGGCTTGCCACTACAAACACCAATGACGTTAGATCAAGCGACAGAATTTGCTTATTTAAATCACTTAGTTATCCGTAATCATGCCCAGCAAAAAACAAAATTTGTTATTTTGGATGAAGTTCAAGATTACACGGAAGCGCAGCTTTATTTCTTAGCAAAAGTCTATGGGGATGCTAACTTCACCTTAGTTGGTGATGGTTATCAAGCTATCTTTGCACAAGGAACAACCTTTACTCGTGTTGAAGAGTTATTTCAAGGGCCGAACCGTCAAGTAACCTCAGTGAAATTGCTGAAATCTTATCGTTCGAGCGGTCCAATCAGCCACTTTATGAAACATTTATTAGGTGGGGATCAAAGTGGTGTGGAAGTGATTGATCGACCAGGTAAAGATCCTGAATTGACAGCTTTAGCAACACAAGAGGAGTATGTATCTTATTTACAAGAGCGGTTAACCCAATTACAAGAAGGCTATCGCCAAGTTATTTTAACAAAAGATAGTCAGGAAGCTCGTGAACTTTACAAAGTGCTAGGGGAACCGCAGCAAGTCAGCTTGATTGCTGATTCAAGTAAGTTGGATTTAAGCCATCAACAATTTGTGATGCCTGTTCATTTGGCAAAAGGCCTAGAGTTTGATAGCGTAATTGTTCATAACGTCTCTCAAAAACGTTTTAAAACACAACACGATTTAAACTTGTTATATACTGCAAGTTCACGCGCAATGCATGAACTATACTTACCTTATATTGAAAATGTTTCCGAATTTATCGAAAAATAA
- a CDS encoding methylated-DNA--[protein]-cysteine S-methyltransferase — translation MYYMETFQVMNEELIGIASDFGLVFLGTRSAGEAFVKKHQINKIINKENQIFQELNEWLDAYEKQEPRPRLFKLELMQEVTIFQKEVWRAMEEIPYGASCSYQDIAKKIKNPRAVQAVGTAIGKNPWLLLVPCHRVLRKTDEIGGFSAVLDLKRKLLAHEKINFVENIGDR, via the coding sequence ATGTACTATATGGAAACATTTCAAGTTATGAACGAAGAACTGATAGGCATTGCATCAGATTTTGGTTTAGTTTTCCTTGGAACAAGGAGCGCTGGGGAAGCTTTTGTAAAAAAACATCAAATAAATAAAATTATTAATAAAGAAAATCAAATATTCCAAGAGTTAAACGAGTGGTTAGACGCTTATGAAAAACAAGAACCTAGGCCACGCCTGTTTAAATTAGAACTAATGCAGGAAGTTACAATTTTTCAAAAAGAAGTTTGGCGTGCAATGGAAGAAATTCCTTATGGAGCATCTTGTTCTTATCAAGATATTGCTAAGAAAATTAAAAATCCAAGAGCGGTTCAAGCTGTTGGGACGGCAATCGGTAAAAATCCGTGGTTGTTATTAGTTCCTTGTCACCGTGTTCTAAGAAAAACTGATGAGATCGGTGGTTTTTCAGCTGTGCTGGACTTAAAAAGAAAATTGTTAGCTCACGAAAAGATCAACTTTGTTGAAAATATCGGCGACAGATAA
- a CDS encoding Dps family protein: MAYEKTQVVLNQAVADLSQFSVMIHQTHWYMRGEEFLTLHPKMDEFMDGINDQLDEVAERLITIGGAPFSTLKEFAEETKLVEKPGTYKTDMTTRMEELVAGYRYLQGLYAQGIEIAGEEGDNVTEDMFIDFKGTVEKQIWMLTAKLGQAPNI; encoded by the coding sequence ATGGCATATGAAAAAACACAAGTCGTTTTAAATCAAGCGGTGGCGGATTTAAGTCAATTTTCAGTAATGATTCATCAAACACACTGGTACATGAGAGGGGAAGAGTTCTTAACCCTACATCCAAAAATGGATGAATTCATGGATGGCATTAACGATCAATTAGATGAGGTGGCCGAACGCTTAATCACTATTGGGGGAGCGCCATTCTCAACATTAAAAGAATTTGCTGAAGAAACTAAACTGGTCGAAAAACCAGGGACATATAAAACAGACATGACAACTCGCATGGAAGAGTTAGTTGCAGGATACCGTTACTTACAAGGGTTATATGCCCAAGGTATTGAAATCGCAGGTGAAGAAGGCGATAACGTAACAGAAGATATGTTTATCGACTTTAAAGGAACGGTGGAAAAACAAATCTGGATGTTAACAGCGAAGTTAGGTCAAGCGCCTAATATCTAG
- the nrdH gene encoding glutaredoxin-like protein NrdH, which yields MNITLYTKDNCPQCKMTKRFLTDKNVSYNEVNIDNEPQYVDWLKDNGYRSVPVVTANENVSIVGFRPDQLRGLA from the coding sequence ATGAACATCACATTATACACTAAAGATAACTGCCCTCAATGTAAGATGACTAAGCGTTTTTTAACAGATAAAAACGTTTCTTATAACGAAGTCAACATAGACAACGAACCACAATATGTAGATTGGCTAAAAGACAACGGTTACCGTAGCGTACCAGTTGTAACAGCTAATGAAAATGTTTCAATTGTTGGTTTTAGACCAGATCAATTACGTGGACTAGCTTAA